Proteins encoded by one window of Macrobrachium rosenbergii isolate ZJJX-2024 chromosome 57, ASM4041242v1, whole genome shotgun sequence:
- the Nprl2 gene encoding GATOR1 complex protein NPRL2 isoform X1, producing MCLFFFFVRCWWRVGFKFCFVVFVCGDWRPWTFGPSPATEDQGMGEECGKEGPILSIFFSEFHNTAGPKIMYQYPENSVSKDIFDAVSVYIIPKPQIQKRIITVNVLGHKITGYPNEIKHPRYVRNALIFNLCFVFDSNARTVHYEPAVKKLSEYLENLELDNGFLSNDDSKEKMPGILKQILEDLNATGKCTIKINVGDKKFNNCDISDRRFEKCDRRPSMLCERRFTIDGKCGLDLQERRVSMVCDQKQADSFRGLRKGSDAENKLRKSLDNSSKEGHITSVLHLKVVGILPDPPHVLDHHVPILTSERVFSRGDHWDLTTQQILPYIDGFSHIAKIAAMADVESNLVKACVENLLYYNQVELLPIFQYSNVYRVTSRIHKLYSCHELQDECQRSVTKSSTVIPQLSHIIMLYCSMTYGISVRDLCLRFNPQTLNIDERKLVQFGLLNNIIERLHQYPVLLQPDDINFSTSSKQSSLHKVCNGFYSYDEICCKLGLTYKELNDQVERDPNILVLWK from the exons atgtgtctcttcttttttttcgttcgttgttggtggagggttggttttaagttttgttttgtggtttttgtgtgcggtgattggcgaccgtggacctttggtccgtctccagcaaccgaggatcagg gaATGGGTGAAGAATGTGGAAAAGAAGGTCCAatcctcagcatttttttttcagagtttcaCAACACAGCTGGACCAAAGATTATGTATCAATATCCTGAAAACTCTGTAAGTAAAGATATCTTTGATGCTGTCTCTGTGTATATTATTCCTAAGCCACAGATACAAAAACGGATTATCACTGTTAACGTACTTGGTCATAAAATTACTGGTTATCCCAATGAGATCAAGCACCCCAGGTATGTGAGGAATGCCTTGATTTTCAATCTGTGTTTTGTGTTTGATTCCAATGCTCGTACTGTTCATTATGAACCTGCAGTGAAAAAATTGTCAGAATACTTAGAGAACTTGGAGTTGGATAATGGGTTTTTGTCAAATGATGACAGCAAAGAAAAGATGCCAGGTATACTGAAACAGATATTAGAAGACTTAAATGCTACTGGAAAGTGTACTATTAAAATTAATGTCGGAGATAAAAAGTTTAACAACTGTGATATCAGTGACCGACGATTTGAGAAATGTGACCGACGACCCAGCATGTTGTGTGAGAGAAGATTTACAATTGATGGAAAATGTGGCTTAGACTTACAAGAGAGAAGAGTGAGCATGGTTTGTGATCAGAAACAAGCAGATTCTTTTAGGGGACTGAGGAAAGGATCGGATGCAGAAAATAAACTCCGAAAGTCACTTGATAACTCAAGCAAAGAAGGTCACATTACTtcagttcttcatctaaag GTTGTTGGTATCCTGCCTGACCCCCCTCATGTACTGGATCATCATGTACCAATTCTTACTTCTGAACGTGTCTTCAGTAGAGGTGATCACTGGGACTTGACTACTCAGCAGATTCTTCCTTATATTGATGGATTCTCACATATTGCAAAAATTGCAGCAATGGCTGATGTTGAAAGTAATTTAGTTAAG GCTTGTGTTGAAAATCTGCTGTACTACAATCAAGTAGAATTGCTACCAATTTTCCAATATTCCAATGTTTATAGAGTGACTTCTAGGATCCACAAGCTGTACTCTTGTCACGAGCTGCAGGATGAATGTCAACGATCAGTTACAAAGAGTTCTACAGTTATACCTCAACTGTCACACATAATTATGTTGTATTGCAG CATGACATATGGCATATCTGTAAGAGATCTTTGTCTTCGATTCAATCCTCAAACTTTAAATATAGATGAACGCAAATTAGTTCAGTTTGGCCTTTTGAATAACATAATTGAGCGGCTTCATCAATATCCAGTTCTCCTACAACCTGATGATATAAATTTCAGTACCTCCAGTAAACAAAGTTCATTGCATAAAGTGTGCAATGGCTTTTATTCTTATGATGAGATTTGCTGTAAGTTAGGTTTGACCTATAAAGAACTCAATGATCAAGTAGAAAGGGATCCAAATATTCTTGTTCTTTGgaaatga
- the Nprl2 gene encoding GATOR1 complex protein NPRL2 isoform X2: MGEECGKEGPILSIFFSEFHNTAGPKIMYQYPENSVSKDIFDAVSVYIIPKPQIQKRIITVNVLGHKITGYPNEIKHPRYVRNALIFNLCFVFDSNARTVHYEPAVKKLSEYLENLELDNGFLSNDDSKEKMPGILKQILEDLNATGKCTIKINVGDKKFNNCDISDRRFEKCDRRPSMLCERRFTIDGKCGLDLQERRVSMVCDQKQADSFRGLRKGSDAENKLRKSLDNSSKEGHITSVLHLKVVGILPDPPHVLDHHVPILTSERVFSRGDHWDLTTQQILPYIDGFSHIAKIAAMADVESNLVKACVENLLYYNQVELLPIFQYSNVYRVTSRIHKLYSCHELQDECQRSVTKSSTVIPQLSHIIMLYCSMTYGISVRDLCLRFNPQTLNIDERKLVQFGLLNNIIERLHQYPVLLQPDDINFSTSSKQSSLHKVCNGFYSYDEICCKLGLTYKELNDQVERDPNILVLWK, translated from the exons ATGGGTGAAGAATGTGGAAAAGAAGGTCCAatcctcagcatttttttttcagagtttcaCAACACAGCTGGACCAAAGATTATGTATCAATATCCTGAAAACTCTGTAAGTAAAGATATCTTTGATGCTGTCTCTGTGTATATTATTCCTAAGCCACAGATACAAAAACGGATTATCACTGTTAACGTACTTGGTCATAAAATTACTGGTTATCCCAATGAGATCAAGCACCCCAGGTATGTGAGGAATGCCTTGATTTTCAATCTGTGTTTTGTGTTTGATTCCAATGCTCGTACTGTTCATTATGAACCTGCAGTGAAAAAATTGTCAGAATACTTAGAGAACTTGGAGTTGGATAATGGGTTTTTGTCAAATGATGACAGCAAAGAAAAGATGCCAGGTATACTGAAACAGATATTAGAAGACTTAAATGCTACTGGAAAGTGTACTATTAAAATTAATGTCGGAGATAAAAAGTTTAACAACTGTGATATCAGTGACCGACGATTTGAGAAATGTGACCGACGACCCAGCATGTTGTGTGAGAGAAGATTTACAATTGATGGAAAATGTGGCTTAGACTTACAAGAGAGAAGAGTGAGCATGGTTTGTGATCAGAAACAAGCAGATTCTTTTAGGGGACTGAGGAAAGGATCGGATGCAGAAAATAAACTCCGAAAGTCACTTGATAACTCAAGCAAAGAAGGTCACATTACTtcagttcttcatctaaag GTTGTTGGTATCCTGCCTGACCCCCCTCATGTACTGGATCATCATGTACCAATTCTTACTTCTGAACGTGTCTTCAGTAGAGGTGATCACTGGGACTTGACTACTCAGCAGATTCTTCCTTATATTGATGGATTCTCACATATTGCAAAAATTGCAGCAATGGCTGATGTTGAAAGTAATTTAGTTAAG GCTTGTGTTGAAAATCTGCTGTACTACAATCAAGTAGAATTGCTACCAATTTTCCAATATTCCAATGTTTATAGAGTGACTTCTAGGATCCACAAGCTGTACTCTTGTCACGAGCTGCAGGATGAATGTCAACGATCAGTTACAAAGAGTTCTACAGTTATACCTCAACTGTCACACATAATTATGTTGTATTGCAG CATGACATATGGCATATCTGTAAGAGATCTTTGTCTTCGATTCAATCCTCAAACTTTAAATATAGATGAACGCAAATTAGTTCAGTTTGGCCTTTTGAATAACATAATTGAGCGGCTTCATCAATATCCAGTTCTCCTACAACCTGATGATATAAATTTCAGTACCTCCAGTAAACAAAGTTCATTGCATAAAGTGTGCAATGGCTTTTATTCTTATGATGAGATTTGCTGTAAGTTAGGTTTGACCTATAAAGAACTCAATGATCAAGTAGAAAGGGATCCAAATATTCTTGTTCTTTGgaaatga